DNA from Papio anubis isolate 15944 chromosome 1, Panubis1.0, whole genome shotgun sequence:
CTAGAAGTGGAAGTGAGGTGTCTGGCCACGGGTGAGGTCTCCTTCAGTAAGGTGAAGGGATGGCTAGGGTCAGCCTAAAAGGGATAAAGATGACCTCCTGACAGCACAACTTCTCCAGCCCATTTTATCCCCAAAATACCCCACTGCGCCAAAAAGCCCACATCTGCCACCTGAACCAAGAGAAACAAGGTCAAATGACCAAACATTCTTACCCACTCTGGGTGAGCAGCcatttgaagtgtgtgtgtgtgtgtgtgtgtgtgtgtgtgtgtgtgtgtgttggagtgggaggaaggggcagggtGGTTCTGTCAGACAGATGAGAAGTAAAGGGAATGCCTTAATCAAATGTGGCCTTCACAAATGGATGGTGACACCCTTGCTCTTCCCCTTGCTACTCCCTCACTCTCCTGTGTGGCAGAATGACAAatgtaatcattttaaaagttctcaTCACCTGCTCAGTCATTCCCAATAAGCATATGCAGCACTATGGAAAACCCGACACTACTGCCTCCGGGTTTcggccaggaaaaaaaaaaaaaatcatatcaccAGGACACCACCAACCAAACtgtcaaagacaaaataaaaagcttcatgAATTCTCCATCAGCAATATAACGCTTCCTGGCCTAAGCAAATATAGACCCAGTATATGAATTGTGGAGGGATTTTGCATTCAGCTCCATGGTTTCTAATAGCTGAGGCAGAAACCCCTAAGAAATCTATGTTTCCATAAAGCCATCTCTACTGGCTCTAATCCTGTTAGGGTGAAGATTAAAATCTCTTTCCTGAGCTCCCTTCCTCTGATGGAAAGCTTCACATCCCAGCATCATGGATACATTTCTGTGACCTCAGCTGGAGAGGGGACCTCAGAGAGACAGAATTACCATGACCTCCCCGAGCACCTGTCCCTCCTTCTGATGTCCCTGCTTCTGTGTCTGACCACATGATCCATTCAGACCATCTCACAGTCACCCAGGTCATTCAATCACTGACTCAGACTAAGAAAGCAAGACCGATAGtgctttagaaagaaagaataaaccaGGTGCCTCACTTTGCGGAAAATCCAGGTTCAGAGTCACTTAGAGAAAGTCTGCTCAGAGCTACCGAACCCTTGAGTGTCTGTGGCAGCACAGGAGAAAAGCACGACAAATGGGAAAATGGCCTGCAAATatactacaaagaaaaaatgcagaaagGATCCAAAAAGAGTGCTCTTGGTGTCTTCTGCTAATGGACATCTGAACCCGCCGAACTTCTCAACAGTCTCCTCTCTCCCCAACCACTGCCCTGACCTTCTCCCCAAGCAGCCCCTATATGCACAGATGCATATACAAATGCAGACATCACCTCACCTCGAGACTTCACACGCACACAAGGCACGGCTGAAAAAAGAATTGGTGACTTAATTTTCTTAGTTCTATAAAATACATGCccccacctcaaaaagaaaactcaattcCCATCAAGCCACCACCCCCAAACAGATTACTCATGGGCTTTCCCTTTCCCATACAGCaactccccctgcccccaccacctggGTAAGggactccctcctcctctccccatggTGACACCCTCAAGGCTTCAGAGGCCATCCAGCTGTCCTCCAACCTCCATCCTGGTTTCATCCACCAGTGCTGACTTACCCCAGTGTGGTCATGGTGACAATGGTGTACCAAAATGAGGCAGGGATGCTTGTGAACTTGCTGGCCGAGGAGCCCTTCTCAGCATAAAACATCACAGTGGCAAAGATGATGATGGCCATggtgagggagaagaggagaaagccCAGTTCGGAGGCACAGCTCTTCAGTGTGTAGCCCAGGATCCGCAGGCCCTGGGAGTGGCGGGAAAACTTGAAGATCCTGAAGACGCGGAAGACCCGGAGCGTGACGAAGGCGCCGGACACGTCCTCATTGTTGGTCATGACCAGGCCGATGTAGTAGGGCATGATGGCCACCACGTCGATGATGCTCATGACGCTGCGGATGAAGCGGTAGCGGCTGGGCGCCGCGAAGAGCCGCAGGAGGTACTCCACGGTGAAGATCATGACGCACGCCGTGTCCAGGCAGAAGAAGGCCACCGAGTAGCGCTCCCCGCACGGCAGCTCCTTGCTGCCCGGGACCGTGCCGCACGGCACCGTCTCCACCACATTGGTGATGACCGAGACGGCGATGAAGAAGCCAGTCACGTAGTAGAAGACCAGGGCCAGCGTGCTGGTGTGGGGGTTCTCGAAGGCCCGCCACATGGTCTGGCGGAAGCTGAGCGAGGGCATGGACTCCTGGTTGTTCTCCGAGTCATTGTCGTCCATGAGCCGCTCGGCGTTCTCCCTCTTACGGTCCTTGTACTCCTCGTAGCAGCAGTCCCCGATGATCTCAGGGAGGATGCCGTAGAAGGCCAGCTCATCGTCGTAGGCAGAGATGCATTCGTAGCGCGGGTAGTGCAGCTTCCCCGTGCGGTAGAAGTTGAGCACGCAGCGGAACACCTCGGGGTCCCGGTCGAAGAAGTACTCCTTGGTGTCCTCGTTGAAGAAGAACTCCTTCTCCGTGCTGCCCAGCAGGGTGTCCGGGTAGCGCTCCAGCGTGGTCCTCCAGGTCTGGAACCTCCGCCCACTCACGTTGAGGACGATCAGTTCATCCTGCCGCTTGTTCTTGTCGGCCGGGGCCAGGGGCATGGGGCAGTTGGCCACCGGCATCCACCCGATGGCCGCAGCCCGGGCAAAAGGCAGCCAGGCCGCAACTCCGGCTGCCATGGTGACTCCAGCTCTTGGGCCGGCAGCCGCGCGGACACTGTGCACACCAGCTTGGAGTTAGTTCAGCAAACCCTGGGAgacaggaggggagaggagagggggggTGAGTCCATATCGACTGGCAGGTAAGAAATGGGACACAGGAAAGGATCATTGGTGAGTGAAACGGCCAAAGTCTCCAGGGCAGATTAATAAAACTGAAATCCCCCCACAGAGAGGTGACTTGATTCTTTGCCATCCAGACACTGGGAGAACACCTAGCTCCCGGAGCTCAGCTGGGTGGGATCCCCAGATGTTGCTGATGACTGCCTAACAAATCGTCAAGTTCCAAGAGGGCTCAGAAGCATTTGGAGGGAAGGCCTCTTTAGCAGGAAGATCTGGCAAGATGTGGGTAATAATCAGCTCTGAAAGGTTATGGCGTTATTACCAATTTAAATTGGGAGAGGGTAAATGAGTTCTTATTAAACGAATTTAGAAGTGGGATAAacatgctaatttttatttcactctttcacccactGGGGTAATCAGGAATGGGGTGTAGATGAGGGAGATCAGGTAAACAATTCTTTCTACACCTCCCTGgtgaggaggctggggctgccCAAGTCCAGAAAATTCTCTGAGATGGCAGGTGACCACCAGGATTGGTGAAGTTCTGTCCCCAACTCCCATGGAGAAGGCTCTCCCTGACAAAGTGCTACTCTGTGGGACACTCAGCCCCTACTCCTTGCCCTAGCAACCTAGTATCAAATTTTTCCCCTCAGACCCTCAGAGCCATGATGGAAAGACGTGGGAAAGGTTGTGAGGCCAGGCAGGGTCTCTTTTCCTGCTCTGTGAAGGGCATCTTGGCTTCTTGGTTCACCTGACTTCGATGCATCGTCTCTTTCCCTCCCCAGAGGAAGCCGATCCACGCTCACTGCCGTCCCTAGATTCCTCTCCTCCCATCTCCATCTGCCCACCATCCATAGCTCCCTCAGGTTATATAACAACACTCCTTCCCATGGCAGCCTCTCTCACCTGGCCCCCACTCCACCCTCAGAGATTTTTCCAGAGCCGGGCCGCCCTGTCCCTTTACCTCTCTAAACCACACTGCATAAGCACTTCCCCATTACCTGGGTGGACAGAGGGAGCAATAGCACGGAGAATTATATTTGGCTTTGGGAAGCAGATTTACCTTTCCAAATCTGGCTTTTAAAAGATGATAGTGAAATCGCTCTGCAGTCCCCAAATGTATACCATCTGTGGGAAGGCATGTGGTGACACAGAAACACACGTAACAGAAATTGGAAATTGTTTGGGGTTGACACACTCATCTCCACTAATCCTAAACTGATCACACAGAACAAATCCTAACTCGGAATTATTTGGGCCCTCTAGAATTCAGCTGCTGTGattctatgtttaaataaatgaggaagaGGTGAGTCTTGGAAAATTTTTTCTGTTACACAAAGACTTGTATAGGGAGTCGATCTTCATCTCTCTCTATAAACCTGCTTCACCTTCTCCTGACTCCCAACTCTTCGAGGTTTTTCAGATCTCTACctccctcaaactcctgagctgccACTGGACTTTTCTGCTCAGATGCCTCTGAAGTGGACAGGTTTAAACAGAACCTGCCTTCTTGTAAAAAGCTGCTGTTCGCCTTTTCTTCATGACATCCCTAACCGCAGGGCTGTCACCTTGACCATTTTTCTCTAAAGAGTTGCCAAATAATAGGCAATAGCTCTTACTGCCCTCATGAAGGCCCAAAGTCCCTCGGGCCCCCTTCCCATGGACCTTCTTGTCGCTCACTCTCACACCCCACCCAGTTTCTCCTGTTCCCCTGAAATCCATTCTGCTCAGTGTTATCTCCCTAAAGCAAGGTTCTGATTGTATGTTACCCCATGACCTAcaaaataaagtccaaactcctggcctggcATTCCAGTATTCCCACAAATAGATCCTAGCTTCATACTCCAGCCCAATGGCCCAGGTACCCGTCCTAGTCTCCAGCAATAAGACCAAGACCTGTTCATGGACAGACCCTGGGGAGGTCTGCCTCTGGACCACTCTTCCTTCTCATGAGAATATCCTTCCCCTGGACCCCTCCTATTAGAATCCTACCTATTCATCACCCTCTCTGTGATgccttctcctctccccactatgagattctcttcttcctctggggTCTTGACTCATTGTTTGCCCTCTTCCCTAGCACCTATCACCCCACAGCTAGGATTACACATACTTTATACACATATTATTAATAATGACTAACAATTGAGCACTTACACTATGCAAGGCATTACACTAACTATCTCCcatagattatctcatttaaccctcacagcaaccctaggaAGAAGAGTCTGTTGTGTCccccatttcatagataaggaaaGCTAAAGCTTACTGAGACATAGCAGTCTAACAACCCCAAAGCGGCAGAATAGGGATTCCACCTCAGGCAGTCTGCTGAGGGCTGACGGTGTGCCGGGCACAGCACCACACACTTACATTGAGCATCTCAAGAGATCTCACCAACAACCCTGAGAAATAGACACCACTGTAGGCCATATTTTTTCTACAAAAGAAAGATGAAGCATAAGGAGTTGTAATAATTGTCTAAAGGATGTAATAAGTAGGCGCAGCCATTAAAGCCAGGCAGACTCAATGTGGAGTTCAAGAGTACAGCCAGACCACTCCCCAACCTTCCCTATCCCACACTAAGCTCTTCTGGGCAAAGGCCGAGATGCCTTCACTTTCATATCACAACCCAGAAGGCAGCATAGTGCACTGCATCAGTAGGTGCTTGAGCTGGGACCCCAGTTTTATAGGTGCCATTTTTTCCCCATTAACTTTACTCTATGCCTTGCTAATATATTTCAGGGGTTGCCAAGGGTGAGCGTTCTGTCTCCAAACAGACAGTAAAATCTGAAGACAGATCTGAATCAAAAGAATCCAATTCAAGTATCTGCCTCTGACTCAGTCAAGCTTTCTAAAGAAGCcaatctctgcctcagtttccccatctgcatgCTAAAGGGAATTGTCACAGGGCCCTTCTCTCTCTAATAAAGGGAGGTTGAGTCAGATGCTACAGAAGATAACAGGAATGACAATGACATTTCCCGTAAGTGTCACTGctcagagaacagaaaaacagcaCAGGCCTGATGAGCTCCTGATTACTGGAACCGAGGAACTGAGGAAAGAATGGAGGTCGTTCACGCATGGCAGTGGGTAATTCACATGCTACTGATAGAAGAGTCGGGAACACATCCTGCATTGTATTTCTTTCTAGAAGAAATTTACCCTTCTAACTATACTTTGTTTAGGATTAGGAGACTTAGTAGTTCCTCAGCATGCACTTAGCTAGGATTTATTTCTAATGGGCAAGGGATGTTTGAGAAGCAAGTCCACAAGTTCAACTCTGTTCACAGGTGATTCCAATTCAGAGTTggttacatttattgagcaccgaCAATGCTCTGGACACTGTCTGAGACACTTTTACAcacaatatttaatttattccCACTAAAATCCTATGATAGAGGCTTTTCTGCCCAAAGCTTACAGGTAAGGAGAGGGAAGTTCAGAAGTCTCCTTCAAAGTGGCTAAGTTCTATGTATATATAGGAGCTGACAATTTTCAAATAGACCATTGATCACCTCACTGCCAACTGGCTTTCCTGATCTAGGTGTTGCCCAATACTGATATTCccaacagaagacagcaagatgCAGAGACTCCTTTCCCTATCTTCCCCAGGCAGCAATGAGCAAGGGCTCATGAGGCCTTGCAATTCCAGTTTCAATCCCACCATCATTTTGTGAAAGCAAGCCATGATCACCCTCTGGGCCTCGGAGTCCCCCTCTGTAAATTGAGAATTGGACAGAAACGTGACAAAAGACCATTTGGCTCAAATGATCCCTGATTCCACTGGATCCAGGACCTCAAGTCTGTAACTTAGTTCTCATTGAGACCTCTTAATGACAGTCACCCATGCAAAGAAGGAAGTAGAGCATCTGGGCTTGTTGCTGTGAGGATGGAGTTAGCCTGAGCCTCAAGGTAGCAAAGGGAGTTCTGGGAATTCCTGCTGAGGTTGGTGCTCTGCACAGGGCACATAACCTGTGTCACTTGGTACCCAGGGGCAATTCAAGGCCTGGTCCACCCACAGACCCTTGGCCACCTTCCTAGAGAGTAAAGGAGACCAAGTTCCCAGACTCTCAGCCCTGGACCTTTGACCCTTAACATCCTGTTTCATCCCAGAATAAAGCTCAGAGAGGCAGAATCTTGAGGGGGTTCAAGAGGCAAAAAGTAAGAGACCACTGAATTAGAGGCACCCTGTGGAACCCTGTGTGGCCAGACACAGAGTTCTGCCCCCTGAGAGGGCGATGCCCTTCCTCTTTCATTCTCCTAGTCCTGCTCTACCCGGATTCCCAAGTTTTAATACCTGCCCCTGCCAAGCTGAGTCTCATCACCTTCTCCTCTCTACCCTAAGCCAATCTCCAAAAACCGGTAGTGTTTTACAAACTGCTTTCAGATGAATAATTGAGAGCTCAGGAGAAGGAAAAATTAACCCCTCCCTATCTTGAGACCATAAAAGCTTCCGGTCCCAAGGCCAAATGTTTACCCGATGCATGAATCCAGGGCAATCTTCCTAAAGAAGGCCAAGCAAGCACCTGCCTGCCTCCAGAGGCTCAGCGCTGTCCCCCTggtaaaacataccaaaaaaggAGCA
Protein-coding regions in this window:
- the KCND3 gene encoding potassium voltage-gated channel subfamily D member 3 isoform X1, with the translated sequence MAAGVAAWLPFARAAAIGWMPVANCPMPLAPADKNKRQDELIVLNVSGRRFQTWRTTLERYPDTLLGSTEKEFFFNEDTKEYFFDRDPEVFRCVLNFYRTGKLHYPRYECISAYDDELAFYGILPEIIGDCCYEEYKDRKRENAERLMDDNDSENNQESMPSLSFRQTMWRAFENPHTSTLALVFYYVTGFFIAVSVITNVVETVPCGTVPGSKELPCGERYSVAFFCLDTACVMIFTVEYLLRLFAAPSRYRFIRSVMSIIDVVAIMPYYIGLVMTNNEDVSGAFVTLRVFRVFRIFKFSRHSQGLRILGYTLKSCASELGFLLFSLTMAIIIFATVMFYAEKGSSASKFTSIPASFWYTIVTMTTLGYGDMVPKTIAGKIFGSICSLSGVLVIALPVPVIVSNFSRIYHQNQRADKRRAQKKARLARIRVAKTGSSNAYLHSKRNGLLNEALELTGTPEEEHMGKTTSLIESQHHHLLHCLEKTTGLSYLVDDPLLSVRTSTIKNHEFIDEQMFEQNCMESSMQNYPSTRSPSLSSHTGLTTTCCSRRSKKTTHLPNSNLPATRLRSMQELSTIHIQGSEQPSLTTSRSSLNLKADDGLRPNCKTSQITTAIISIPTPPALTPEGESRPPPASPGPNTNIPSIASNVVKVSAL
- the KCND3 gene encoding potassium voltage-gated channel subfamily D member 3 isoform X2 gives rise to the protein MAAGVAAWLPFARAAAIGWMPVANCPMPLAPADKNKRQDELIVLNVSGRRFQTWRTTLERYPDTLLGSTEKEFFFNEDTKEYFFDRDPEVFRCVLNFYRTGKLHYPRYECISAYDDELAFYGILPEIIGDCCYEEYKDRKRENAERLMDDNDSENNQESMPSLSFRQTMWRAFENPHTSTLALVFYYVTGFFIAVSVITNVVETVPCGTVPGSKELPCGERYSVAFFCLDTACVMIFTVEYLLRLFAAPSRYRFIRSVMSIIDVVAIMPYYIGLVMTNNEDVSGAFVTLRVFRVFRIFKFSRHSQGLRILGYTLKSCASELGFLLFSLTMAIIIFATVMFYAEKGSSASKFTSIPASFWYTIVTMTTLGYGDMVPKTIAGKIFGSICSLSGVLVIALPVPVIVSNFSRIYHQNQRADKRRAQKKARLARIRVAKTGSSNAYLHSKRNGLLNEALELTGTPEEEHMGKTTSLIESQHHHLLHCLEKTTNHEFIDEQMFEQNCMESSMQNYPSTRSPSLSSHTGLTTTCCSRRSKKTTHLPNSNLPATRLRSMQELSTIHIQGSEQPSLTTSRSSLNLKADDGLRPNCKTSQITTAIISIPTPPALTPEGESRPPPASPGPNTNIPSIASNVVKVSAL